The following coding sequences lie in one Thalassoglobus polymorphus genomic window:
- a CDS encoding vWA domain-containing protein, with translation MNEPKEAISISSQKLLEPTTSVAASAILHLTLIATLAFVALPTQNKDSVNTIAANFSPISTEVDPIQIEQETFNNDISSSSGASEALDKKFLSTVTNAPIDATPDVTQATTLDLANIGQAAGNMSENISSMLKSSEANRGGQGDGGEGSGQGNGDFFGLNLNGTSVVFVVDASSSMNHPFPDPYKTRFGRVKVELVRTIGRMTESEKFFMIFFHDIAVPMPAHRLVSATPANQKTYLTWMAPGQATGTTEPEAALHMALKLRPEVIYFLTDGRFHFSVVKSVTKANRDRITINTICFGDAEGEKMLKQLAASNGGVYKYVPDTATEPAPESEPSKISKRAESEVIEIPK, from the coding sequence ATGAACGAACCGAAAGAGGCAATTTCGATCTCTTCTCAGAAGCTTCTGGAGCCAACAACTTCAGTGGCGGCTTCGGCAATTCTACATCTCACACTGATCGCCACACTGGCATTTGTAGCACTCCCGACTCAGAACAAAGATTCGGTCAACACGATCGCTGCAAACTTCTCTCCGATCTCGACGGAAGTTGATCCAATCCAGATCGAACAAGAAACTTTCAACAACGACATTAGCAGTTCATCCGGAGCGTCTGAGGCTCTGGATAAAAAATTTCTCTCGACCGTGACAAACGCCCCCATCGATGCGACTCCAGATGTCACTCAAGCAACAACGCTCGATCTGGCGAACATCGGCCAGGCAGCCGGGAACATGTCTGAGAATATTTCATCGATGCTGAAAAGCTCTGAGGCGAACAGAGGCGGTCAGGGTGATGGAGGAGAAGGTTCAGGCCAGGGGAACGGTGACTTCTTTGGACTGAATCTGAACGGAACCAGTGTGGTCTTTGTCGTGGATGCTTCGAGCAGCATGAATCATCCATTCCCAGATCCGTACAAAACACGGTTCGGCAGAGTGAAAGTGGAATTAGTCCGTACCATTGGACGCATGACTGAATCCGAAAAATTCTTCATGATCTTCTTTCATGACATCGCAGTTCCCATGCCGGCACATCGATTGGTCAGTGCCACGCCTGCGAATCAAAAAACATATCTCACCTGGATGGCACCCGGACAGGCTACTGGAACCACGGAACCTGAAGCCGCGTTACACATGGCACTTAAGTTGCGTCCAGAAGTGATCTACTTTCTGACCGATGGGCGTTTCCACTTCAGCGTTGTCAAAAGCGTGACGAAAGCGAATCGGGATCGCATCACAATAAACACGATCTGCTTCGGTGATGCTGAAGGCGAAAAAATGCTGAAACAACTCGCTGCCAGCAATGGGGGTGTCTACAAGTATGTTCCAGACACAGCGACAGAACCAGCCCCGGAATCAGAACCGTCCAAAATCTCGAAGCGAGCAGAATCTGAGGTGATCGAGATTCCGAAGTGA
- a CDS encoding SGNH/GDSL hydrolase family protein produces MLHSNPLLPLGRVLLILFAITSSGNSEEQARPTNVAQRSDFHNSRISFERDQAGHVAFIGGSITEMNGYRPMVMDYLTQRFPETEFTFTDAGISSTCSTAGAFRLRNDVLVHGKVDLLFIEFAVNDDQDAAHSLEQARRGMEGLIRHTLQHSPTAEIVVTYFVNPEMLEKLQRGETPVSIQAHESVAQHYGATTIHLAQEVADRIDEKKLTWKDYGGVHPAPFGNAIPTSMIAKTLESAWANELPANAKQTPKKLPELLDPQSYTSGDYVPREDLKLGPGWNIQAPDWKTIEGSVRSRHQNRDLITCTVPGSGLSFSFTGSAVGVECVAGPDAGTLEYKIDSGDWQELNLSHRYSKGLHYPRTVLFDDQLKNVKHTISVRLSSKESDYGLKPAVRILNFVAN; encoded by the coding sequence ATGCTGCATTCGAACCCGTTACTCCCCCTTGGTCGTGTCCTCCTAATACTGTTCGCAATCACCTCTTCTGGCAATTCTGAAGAGCAGGCTCGCCCAACGAATGTTGCGCAACGTAGCGACTTCCACAACTCGCGAATCAGTTTTGAACGTGATCAAGCTGGTCATGTCGCGTTTATTGGCGGATCGATCACCGAGATGAATGGGTATCGGCCGATGGTGATGGACTACCTGACCCAGCGATTTCCTGAGACAGAATTCACCTTCACGGATGCCGGGATTTCGTCTACCTGTTCAACTGCCGGAGCATTTCGCTTGCGAAATGACGTCTTGGTGCATGGAAAGGTCGATCTTCTTTTTATCGAATTTGCAGTCAACGACGATCAGGATGCGGCTCATTCTCTCGAACAAGCTCGTCGGGGAATGGAAGGTTTAATCCGCCACACGCTTCAGCATTCCCCCACGGCTGAGATTGTTGTCACTTATTTCGTGAATCCGGAGATGCTGGAGAAACTTCAACGAGGCGAAACACCTGTTTCGATTCAAGCTCATGAATCTGTCGCACAACATTACGGGGCGACGACAATTCACCTCGCTCAAGAAGTTGCAGACCGAATCGACGAGAAGAAACTGACCTGGAAAGATTATGGGGGTGTCCACCCTGCCCCATTCGGGAACGCCATCCCGACCAGCATGATCGCAAAGACTCTCGAATCTGCCTGGGCAAATGAACTCCCAGCGAATGCAAAGCAAACACCTAAAAAACTTCCAGAACTCCTCGATCCGCAAAGTTATACCAGTGGTGATTACGTCCCGCGAGAAGATCTAAAGCTCGGGCCGGGGTGGAACATTCAAGCTCCTGACTGGAAAACGATTGAAGGTTCGGTTCGCAGCCGTCATCAAAATCGAGATCTCATAACTTGCACAGTTCCGGGAAGCGGGCTGTCGTTTTCATTCACCGGAAGTGCCGTGGGAGTCGAATGTGTCGCCGGTCCCGATGCTGGAACTCTGGAATACAAAATCGACTCTGGCGATTGGCAGGAACTCAACCTTTCACATCGTTATAGCAAGGGGCTGCACTATCCTCGAACAGTCCTCTTTGATGACCAATTGAAAAACGTAAAGCACACGATCAGCGTTCGTCTTTCTTCAAAAGAGTCGGATTATGGATTGAAACCGGCTGTCCGCATTCTGAATTTTGTGGCCAACTGA